A single genomic interval of Pieris brassicae chromosome 14, ilPieBrab1.1, whole genome shotgun sequence harbors:
- the LOC123718044 gene encoding uncharacterized protein LOC123718044 produces MKTMRLLTLFLISVINVNANTVPVFLLDYESVLPHVVVEPNPFNKVDTSSFFDIIHEAIRNSKVVIMFVEEKFSTEDISIKDEFGTPFPYLKQGLGDKKVMYFPKVIEPYKLLKQVFQHQKNSVYYVSSTSNKIQIRNGRQKHFYIYFKDSVNDTRANTLRRHDMVMQEIYFVIRRIASGPVVGFYTGKMNPVVIRKINFLPPRVAVRKQVPGVTVTSTGALFRLFGVYSTVGTRRSTFSQSPLVTEERWARRQLNIRMAYTDFELEFTFSSKPEGWIAENVALLEWGEEVGHTKLGVTVPWEHSYICGEPLTIVNTRDGSAVIISQYQLQSFHSDVYLRNSSGGNNTHCFGPAIHCGPYFNSRILSGLMITFLFLGILTYGVIILYNCNSNDRYDDAQGKPLVIASDMH; encoded by the exons atgaagACAATGAGGTTGCTtactttatttctaataaGCGTTATCAATGTAAATGCTAATACAGTTCCTGTATTTCTATTAGATTATGAGTCTGTTCTTCCTCATGTAGTAGTAGAGCCGAATCCATTTAATAAAGTCGATACTTCAAGTTTCTTCGATATAATTCATGAAGCTATAAGGAATTCAAAGGTAGTAATAATGTTCGTAGAAGAAAAATTCAGTACTGAAGATATAAGCATCAAAGATGAATTTGGAACTCCATttccatatttaaaacaaGGTCTCGGTGATAAAAAAGTTATGTACTTCCCAAAAGTAATTGAGCCCTACAAATTACTCAAGCAAGTCTTTCAACATCAGAAAAATAGTGTATACTATGTATCTAGCactagtaataaaatacaaatacgtaATGGACGTCAAAAGCacttctatatttatttcaaagacTCAGTTAATGACACTCGAGCTAACACGTTGAGGCGCCATGATATGGTTATGcaggaaatatattttgtaatacgaCGAATAGCATCCGGGCCCGTTGTAGGATTTTATACGGGAAAGATGAATCCAGTAGTCATTCGGAAAATCAACTTTCTACCTCCAAGGGTAGCAGTAAGAAAACAGGTTCCAGGCGTAACAGTTACTAGTACTGGAGCTCTTTTTCGACtttttg gagTATATTCCACTGTTGGTACTCGTCGGTCCACGTTTAGTCAAAGTCCACTGGTTACTGAAGAGAGATGGGCGCGACGTCAACTAAATATTCGAATGGCATACACCGATTTCGAACTGGAGTTCACATTTTCATCTAAACCTGAGGGATGGATAGCAG AAAATGTAGCTCTTTTGGAATGGGGTGAAGAAGTTGGTCACACAAAACTGGGGGTGACCGTCCCGTGGGAGCACTCTTATATTTGTGGAGAGCCACTGACTATAGTTAATACTAGAGATGGAAGTGCTGTTATTATATCGCAATATCag TTACAATCATTTCATTCCGATGTTTATTTACGCAACAGTTCGGGAGGCAACAATACACACTGTTTTGGTCCAGCTATTCATTGCGGGCCATATTTTAACTCGCGAATATTGTCTGGGTTgatgataacatttttatttcttgggATTTTAACGTatggtgtcattattttatataactgtaATTCAAATGACAGATACGATGATGCTCAAGGTAAACCACTTGTGATTGCTTCTGATATGCATtag
- the LOC123717980 gene encoding V-type proton ATPase subunit S1: MAFSRLVLSFALLCVASSLASVSVPVMLWGDLAGPSMKSNPLGEVSQSEFEDILNNELKDDQFTVVFIDESLSVEDFSRKNSEGKTSFPYLKSNIAEALYLPAVDNVLEVFHKYSDSNADHVTLTENGLSAEIEKENVKYLFINLRDAREGESRADMLLRHNDFMEAMVSKLQEQYDKVAAIYTGEFPSWTIPESHLRTRRATPGLFYSTALNGLRFYAKDIIITSKAGEFNLTGLSGGTTNFNETIMQATLNFSNGSLILNFESKSGYWFLDSITYNGEELTTNSEVYAILGFSYRCGQNAVFSKLNDTEQTTVIFRDLKVQPFFKETNSSDTPQFGDSFNCVGFFSVPIWSGLFVTFVMLAITFYGIMMMLDIRTMDRFDDPKGKTITINAVE, encoded by the exons atggcGTTTAGCCGTTTAGTGTTATCGTTTGCATTATTATGTGTTGCGTCTAGCTTGGCCTCGGTGAGTGTACCTGTTATGCTATGGGGTGATTTAGCTGGTCCCTCAATGAAATCTAATCCTCTTGGAGAGGTATCTCAATCAGAATTCGAGGACATACTGAATAATGAGCTTAAGGATGACCAATTCACTGTCGTGTTCATCGATGAATCGCTATCCGTTGAGGACTTTTCACGTAAGAACTCTGAAGGAAAAACCTCATTCCCATATTTGAAATCAAATATTGCTGAGGCCTTATACTTACCAGCTGTAGATAATGTATTGGAAGTTTTCCACAAATACTCTGATTCAAACGCTGACCATGTGACCTTGACAGAAAATGGGCTATCTGCCGAGATTGAGAAGGAAAACGTGAAATATCTATTTATCAACTTAAGGGATGCTCGCGAGGGTGAGTCTAGAGCTGATATGCTTCTGCGCCACAACGATTTTATGGAGGCCATGGTTAGTAAGCTGCAAGAGCAATATGACAAAGTAGCTGCTATTTACACCGGAGAGTTCCCCTCATGGACCATTCCAGAAAGCCATTTACGTACTCGCCGTGCAACACCAGGTTTATTCTACAGTACCGCTTTGAACGGCCTTAGATTCTATGCTAAGGATATTATCATCACTAGCAAGGCAGGAGAGTTCAATCTTACTGGTCTTTCTGGAGGTACTACAAACTTTAATGAAACTATCATGCAGGCTACTTTGAACTTTAGCAATGGATCCCTTATATTAAACTTTGAGTCAAAGTCAGGATACTGGTTCCTGG atTCCATTACATACAATGGTGAGGAATTGACAACCAATTCTGAAGTGTATGCCATCCTTGGGTTCTCATATCGTTGTGGCCAGAATGCAGTTTTCTCGAAACTTAACGACACTGAACAGACTACTGTTATCTTCAGAGATTTGAAg GTTCAACCATTCTTCAAGGAAACCAACTCCAGTGACACACCCCAATTTGGTGACTCCTTCAACTGTGTAGGATTCTTCTCAGTACCGATCTGGTCTGGTCTCTTCGTCACCTTTGTGATGCTGGCCATTACCTTTTATGGTATCATGATGATGCTGGACATCAGAACAATGGACCGTTTTGATGATCCCAAAGGTAAAACCATCACCATCAACGCGGTTGAGTAA